A single region of the Hippoglossus hippoglossus isolate fHipHip1 chromosome 17, fHipHip1.pri, whole genome shotgun sequence genome encodes:
- the amph gene encoding amphiphysin, which produces MAEIKTGIFAKNVQKRLNRAQEKVLQKLGKADETKDEQFEQVVINFRRQESEGSRLQREMKSYMSSIKGMQQASINLTQSLHEVYEPDWHGKDDVMTIGKDCDALWEDFHNKLVDSTLLNLDAYLQQFPDLKTRVAKRSRKLIDYDSARHHVETLQTSGMKNDRKMMKAEDELKKSQKVFDELNVGLQDELPTLWDSRVGFYISTYKSVTSLEAKFHREISLVCRQLYEVMTKLGEQHSDKMFTIQGAPSDSGPLRLARTPSPPEDESPLESPDSSSNHMLRPVSPGPPRPKSPTQFKKGPPVRPPPKATPTKEVAEEQIIDLFGGEFLPAPSPSQPNERPGESLLDLDFDAFQPDESVSPIPQTAVPWDMWSGNSQTAQPATDGGFVADWSADFGSVSANGDTSSSAEAPGAVAVEPDETEGEAEGGAQDRHQADGWQTGGDTATPPQDSEAATATENEDLSNPSFFADFDKMNNDHAPEASDVQAASALEPAEELDEPAAPPAGDVEALSTPPAGEEDTADRSGSPEEEKPASTVASPSSDKIKVHEIPEAEEATTPPGEAASSENMPIPSVVIEPASSNEGDDDRDADIISPTVISDNDDQNQSIKHMSPSGATSNHPEDFLYKVETMHDFDAANSDELELRRGDVVLVLPTASVEDQDAGWLTGIKESEWLTLGAAAQKGLFPENFTQRLE; this is translated from the exons ATGgcggaaataaaaacaggaatattCGCCAAAAACGTGCAGAAACGTCTTAACCGCGCACAAGAGAAG gtaCTGCAGAAACTGGGGAAAGCAGACGAGACCAAAGATGAACAGTTTGAACAAGTGGTGATTAATTTCAGGAGACAGGAG tctgaAGGTTCTCGGCTGCAGAGGGAGATGAAATCCTACATGTCGTCTATTAAAG GAATGCAGCAGGCGTCCATCAACCTGACGCAGTCTCTGCATGAAGTCTACGAACCAGACTGGCATGGGAAAGACGACGTGATGACCATCGGGAAG gactgtgatgcattgtgggaagaCTTCCATAACAAACTGGTGGACTCGACGCTCCTGAACCTAGATGCATACCTGCAACAGTTCCCAGACCTAAAg ACTCGTGTGGCCAAGAGAAGTAGGAAACTGATTGACTATGACAGTGCTCGTCACCACGTTGAAACTCTGCAGACGTCTGGAATGAAGAACGACCGCAAGATGATGAAG GCAGAAGACGAGCTGAAAAAGTCTCAGAAGGTGTTTGATGAGCTGAACGTGGGTCTGCAGGATGAACTGCCGACCCTCTGGGACAG CCGAGTCGGCTTCTACATCAGCACCTACAAGAGTGTGACGAGTCTGGAGGCAAAGTTTCACAGAGAAATCTCCCTT GTGTGCAGGCAGCTGTATGAAGTTATGACCAAACTGGGCGAACAGCATTCTGACAAAATGTTTACCATCCAAGGAGCCCCGAG TGATTCAGGACCATTACGACTTGCTAGAACCCCCTCACCACCAGAAGATGAGAGTCCACTTGAGAGTCCAGATTCCAGCTCCAATCATATGCTCCGTCCTGTCTCACCTGGACCACCACGTCCAAAATCCCCAACACAG TTTAAAAAGGGACCACCGGTTCGTCCACCCCCAAAGGCCACACCAACGAAGGAGGTGGCGGAGGAGCAGATCATTGACCTGTTTGGAGGAGAATTTTTACCTGCACCTTCACCATCGCAG CCCAATGAACGACCTGGAGAATCTCTTCTTGACCTGGACTTTGATGCTTTTCAGCCTGATGAGAGTGTTTCACCGATACCACAG ACTGCTGTACCTTGGGATATGTGGTCG ggaaactCTCAAACTGCTCAGCCT GCTACAGATGGCGGCTTCGTCGCCGACTGGTCTGCTGACTTTGGTTCGGTCTCAGCAAATGGAGATACCTCTTCGAGTGCCGAGGCCCCTGGTGCCGTTGCTGTAGAACCTGACGAGACGGAGGGCGAGGCAGAGGGTGGGGCTCAGGACAGGCACCAGGCAGATGGCTGGCAGACGGGTGGAGATACAGCCACACCTCCTCAGGACAGTGAGGCAGCCACAGCAACTGAAAACGAG GATTTGTCAAACCCGTCATTCTTTGCTGATTTTGATAAGATG AACAACGATCACGCTCCTGAAGCCTCAGACGTTCAAGCTGCTTCAGCATTAGAACCAGCTGAGGAACTGGACGAACctgcagcgcctcctgctggagACGTGGAGGCACTTTCAACTCCCCCTGCTGGTGAGGAAGATACAGCAGATCGTTCTGGAAgtccagaggaggagaagcctgCA TCGACTGTTGCTTCTCCGAGCTCTGACAAGATCAAAGTACACGAg ATTCCTGAAGCTGAAGAAGCCACGACACCTCCAGGTGAAGCAGCTTCATCG GAAAATATGCCCATCCCCTCAGTGGTGATTGAACCTGCCTCCAGTAATGAAGGTGATGACGACCGCGACGCTGACATCATCTCTCCCACTGTCATCAGTGACAACGATGATCAAAATCAATCCATCAAACACATGAGTCCATCTGGTGCAACGTCGAATCATCCTGAAGATTTTCTTTACAAG GTGGAGACGATGCACGACTTTGATGCTGCAAATTCAGATGAGCTTGAACTGAGGAGAGGTGATGTGGTGTTGGTGCTTCCAACAGCCTCAGTAGAGGATCAG GATGCTGGCTGGCTCACAGGGATCAAAGAAAGTGAATGGTTAACACTCGGAGCTGCTGCTCAAAAAGGACTGTTCCCTGAAAACTTTACCCAGCGTTTGGAGTAA
- the inhbab gene encoding inhibin subunit beta Ab — translation MSSLFFFVAVILLVDSSPAVSPAPEVDLVSSSDCPSCSLSLMKRNISSSGGESDVVEAVKRHILNMLHLSTRPNLTQPVPRAALLNAIKKLHVGHVTKDGSIEIQEEGWAPGAPTPPEPPSEIIIFAEPGDSQNMMTFDISKEGSGSAVVEQANVWIFLKMSKGNRVKRKVLLRLLQHDHDNDMEQECVSEKMVDTRRSGWHTLSIPHIVQDLLDGGSSSLSLRVSCPLCVEAGVSPVLMPANSERAGGRDQSHRPFLMVALRAQEEAMQRRVKRSLECDGKIRVCCKRQFYVNFKDIGWNDWIIAPSGYHANYCEGDCPNHMVSLSSSSLSFHSTVINHYRMRGFGPFQNIKSCCVPMRLRAMSMLYYSEEQKIIKKDIQNMIVDECGCS, via the exons ATGTCTTCTCTGTTCTTCTTTGTGGCTGTCATCCTCCTTGTCGATTCCTCTCCGGCGGTCTCTCCGGCTCCTGAGGTCGATTTGGTGTCCTCCAGTGACTGTCCatcctgctctctgtctctaatGAAGAGGAACATCTCTTCatcaggaggagagagtgacGTGGTCGAGGCGGTGAAGCGTCACATTCTCAACATGCTGCACCTGAGCACCCGACCCAACCTTACGCAGCCGGTCCCTCGTGCCGCGCTGCTCAACGCCATCAAGAAGCTGCACGTGGGCCATGTGACCAAAGACGGCAGCATTGAGATCCAGGAGGAGGGCTGGGCCCCTGGGGCTCCAACACCACCTGAACCACCATCGGAAATCATCATCTTTGCAGAGCCCG GTGACTCTCAGAACATGATGACCTTTGACATCTCGAAGGAGGGCAGTGGCTCAGCGGTGGTGGAACAGGCCAATGTCTGGatctttctgaaaatgtcaaagggAAACCGAGTGAAGCGCAAAGTGTTGCTGCGGCTGCTACAGCATGACCACGACAATGATATGGAGCAGGAGTGTGTTTCAGAGAAGATGGTGGACACCCGTCGTAGCGGCTGGCACACCCTCTCCATCCCTCACATCGTTCAGGACCTGTTGGATGGCGGCAGCAGCTCCCTCAGCCTGAGGGTTTCCTGTCCGCTGTGTGTCGAGGCTGGAGTTTCACCTGTCCTGATGCCTGCCAACAGCGAGCGAGCAGGAGGTCGAGATCAGTCTCATCGACCATTCCTCATGGTGGCTCTCCGAGCTCAGGAGGAGGCGATGCAGCGACGAGTCAAACGAAGTCTGGAGTGTGATGGAAAGATACGTGTGTGCTGTAAAAGACAGTTTTATGTGAACTTTAAAGACATTGGCTGGAATGACTGGATTATTGCTCCATCAGGTTATCATGCCAACTACTGTGAAGGCGACTGTCCGAACCACATGGTGAGCCTTAGCAGCTCATCGCTCTCCTTCCACTCAACGGTCATCAATCATTATCGCATGAGAGGCTTTGGCCCGTTTCAAAATATCAAGTCCTGCTGCGTGCCAATGAGGCTGCGCGCCATGTCGATGCTTTACTACAGCGAAGAGCAAAAAATCATCAAGAAAGATATTCAGAACATGATCGTGGACGAGTGCGGCTGCTCGTAA